In Vigna unguiculata cultivar IT97K-499-35 chromosome 3, ASM411807v1, whole genome shotgun sequence, a single genomic region encodes these proteins:
- the LOC114179463 gene encoding uncharacterized protein LOC114179463 — protein MAQNYGFLVCILVLVLDVVAGILGIQAEIAQNKVKDLKMWALECRDPSYGAFKLGVAASILLAFAHAFPHLLGGCICMRSKEECQRSTANRQLAVSFLLLSWIVLAIAFSLLILGTLANSRSRESCGISNRRFLSIGGILCFVHGLFTIIYYVSVTATRREEKKQGNPIVSHP, from the exons atgGCCCAAAACTATGGCTTCCTTGTCTGCATTCTTGTCTTGGTGTTGGATGTTGTTGCTGGCATACTTGGAATTCAAGCAGAAATAGCTCAAAACAAG GTTAAGGACTTGAAGATGTGGGCACTGGAGTGTAGAGACCCTAGCTATGGAGCCTTCAAGCTAGGAGTTGCTGCTTCCATTCTCTTGGCCTTTGCTCATGCATTTCCTCACTTGCTTGGTGGGTGCATTTGCATGCGCTCAAAAGAAGAATGTCAAAGATCAACAGCCAATAGACAATTAGCAGTTTCTTTTCTCTTGTTATCATG GATAGTTTTGGCAATTGCTTTCTCCCTGCTGATATTAGGGACCTTAGCCAACTCAAGATCAAGAGAATCGTGTGGAATATCAAATCGTCGTTTTCTATCGATTGGAGGGATTTTGTGTTTCGTACATGGGTTGTTCACCATTATCTATTATGTCTCTGTAACTGCCACGAGGAGGGAAGAAAAGAAACAAGGAAACCCCATTGTTAGCCACCCTTAA